From Sulfurovum zhangzhouensis, the proteins below share one genomic window:
- the tgt gene encoding tRNA guanosine(34) transglycosylase Tgt, translated as MQFQIDKTDGKARACTITTAHSTIQTPVFMPVGTVGAVKALDAVDLQTFIKPEIILGNTYHLYLRPGDDVVAKMGNLHGFTKFPKSFLTDSGGFQAFSLSDNVKIDEEGIHFKSHIDGSKHYFTPKKVIDIQNNLGSDIMMILDDLVALPATQERIKASIERTTRWAEESINYHRENQKKGIGVDQNIFAIIQGGTDKAFREKSAKELCALDFDGFAIGGLSVGEANQDMYDTVEWTTQFMPEDKPRYLMGVGTPEDLVENVYRGVDMFDCVMPTRNARNGTLFTSFGKMHIKNAAYTTDENPIDPECGCMVCQNYSRSYMRHLFRAHEITYLRLSTIHNLYYYLDLMKQMREAISEGKFEEFRKEFYAKRGVEIE; from the coding sequence ATGCAATTTCAGATAGATAAAACTGACGGCAAGGCCAGAGCGTGCACGATCACGACTGCTCACTCTACGATTCAGACACCGGTATTTATGCCTGTAGGTACCGTAGGAGCGGTCAAAGCACTTGATGCGGTTGACCTGCAGACATTCATTAAACCGGAGATCATTCTGGGTAATACCTACCATCTATACCTTCGTCCGGGAGATGATGTTGTTGCAAAAATGGGTAATCTACACGGTTTTACCAAATTTCCTAAAAGTTTTCTCACAGATAGCGGCGGATTCCAAGCATTTTCACTTTCAGACAATGTCAAGATCGATGAAGAGGGTATCCACTTTAAAAGCCACATCGATGGGAGTAAACACTACTTTACACCTAAAAAGGTAATCGACATTCAAAACAATCTTGGTTCAGACATCATGATGATCCTAGATGACCTTGTTGCCCTTCCTGCGACACAAGAGCGTATCAAAGCGAGTATCGAACGTACCACAAGATGGGCCGAAGAGTCTATCAACTACCATAGAGAAAACCAGAAAAAAGGTATCGGAGTAGACCAGAACATCTTTGCGATCATCCAGGGAGGTACAGACAAAGCCTTCCGTGAAAAATCGGCCAAAGAACTCTGTGCTTTAGACTTTGACGGTTTTGCGATCGGTGGGCTCAGTGTCGGTGAAGCTAACCAGGACATGTATGATACAGTAGAATGGACCACACAATTCATGCCTGAAGACAAACCACGCTACCTGATGGGTGTGGGAACACCTGAAGACCTTGTAGAAAACGTCTACAGAGGTGTTGACATGTTCGACTGTGTGATGCCTACGCGTAATGCACGTAACGGTACGCTCTTTACCTCATTTGGTAAGATGCATATCAAAAATGCTGCCTATACTACCGATGAGAATCCGATCGATCCTGAGTGTGGTTGTATGGTCTGTCAGAACTACTCACGCTCCTACATGAGACACCTTTTCAGAGCCCATGAGATCACTTATTTGAGACTCTCGACGATACATAACCTCTACTACTACCTTGATCTGATGAAACAGATGAGAGAGGCGATCTCAGAGGGAAAATTTGAGGAGTTCAGAAAAGAGTTTTATGCGAAGAGAGGCGTGGAAATCGAGTAA
- the mtaB gene encoding tRNA (N(6)-L-threonylcarbamoyladenosine(37)-C(2))-methylthiotransferase MtaB, with the protein MQKVFFKTFGCRTNQFDTQIMISKLKDYEISMDEKNADIVIVNSCTVTNGADSSVRNYISTMKRKNPSVKVILAGCGAHSKGEALFADKKVHGVMGHSEKEKINEILKQEQPFYQIGDLSHIDSTIVEEFVGKSRAFIKIQEGCDFRCSYCIIPAVRGDARSHKESDIIEQVTRLAGNGFGEFILTGTNVGSYGQDQGSSMAQLLKKLSNVRGVRRIRIGSLEPIQIDDEFKELLTEPWMAKHLHIALQHTSDKMLELMNRRNRFESDIKLFQEIAEKGYALGTDYIVGHPGEDEAAWTEAISRVKELPLTHVHAFTYSKRDNTPSATMKPEVKGDIAKARHKELTEIIKAKNYLFRREHTSNLEVLLESGKDGVYQGFDQYFNRISVTSDEDLSSNWVLLNDIEVSSEGNKASL; encoded by the coding sequence ATGCAAAAAGTTTTTTTTAAAACGTTCGGATGCCGTACCAACCAGTTTGATACACAGATTATGATCTCAAAATTAAAAGATTATGAGATTAGTATGGATGAGAAAAATGCCGATATCGTTATAGTTAATTCCTGTACCGTAACCAACGGTGCAGACTCTTCTGTACGAAACTACATCTCTACCATGAAACGTAAAAATCCGTCTGTAAAAGTAATCCTTGCCGGATGTGGTGCACACTCTAAAGGTGAAGCACTTTTTGCGGATAAAAAAGTACATGGGGTAATGGGACACTCCGAGAAAGAGAAGATCAATGAGATACTTAAACAAGAACAGCCTTTCTATCAGATCGGTGATCTTTCCCATATTGATTCTACAATTGTAGAGGAGTTTGTCGGTAAGAGCAGGGCATTTATCAAGATCCAGGAAGGATGTGATTTTAGATGTTCGTACTGTATCATCCCGGCCGTCAGAGGAGATGCAAGAAGTCACAAGGAATCAGATATTATCGAGCAGGTAACCAGATTGGCAGGTAACGGTTTTGGTGAGTTTATCTTGACTGGAACCAATGTGGGAAGTTACGGTCAGGATCAGGGCTCATCGATGGCCCAGTTGCTTAAAAAACTCTCGAATGTTCGTGGTGTAAGACGTATCCGTATCGGTAGTTTGGAGCCTATCCAGATCGATGATGAGTTTAAAGAGCTGCTTACGGAACCCTGGATGGCAAAACACCTGCATATTGCCCTACAGCACACCAGTGATAAGATGTTGGAGCTTATGAACAGACGTAACCGTTTTGAGAGTGATATCAAACTTTTTCAAGAGATCGCAGAGAAAGGGTATGCATTGGGTACAGACTATATCGTGGGTCACCCCGGTGAAGATGAGGCTGCATGGACTGAAGCGATCAGCAGGGTCAAAGAGCTTCCTTTAACGCATGTCCATGCCTTTACCTATTCCAAACGTGATAATACACCTTCTGCGACAATGAAACCTGAAGTGAAAGGTGATATCGCAAAAGCAAGACACAAAGAGCTGACAGAGATCATCAAGGCTAAAAATTATCTTTTCAGACGTGAGCATACAAGTAACCTTGAGGTACTTTTAGAGAGCGGAAAAGATGGAGTTTATCAGGGATTTGATCAATATTTCAATCGTATTTCTGTCACAAGTGATGAGGATTTGAGCTCCAACTGGGTATTGTTAAATGATATAGAGGTGAGCAGTGAAGGCAATAAAGCATCACTTTAA
- a CDS encoding NUDIX hydrolase has product MSFTPKTPYLSIDGIIEVYEDGIFQGIVLIERKHEPYGLALPGGFVDIGETVEQALVREMKEETGLDVEIDRILGIYSEAERDPRFHTATVVYVAKASGEPKGGDDAKVASLYALIDLPLDKLVFDHGKIVADYLKTVH; this is encoded by the coding sequence ATGTCATTCACACCAAAAACCCCATATCTGTCAATAGACGGTATTATTGAAGTATATGAGGATGGTATCTTTCAGGGAATTGTACTGATTGAGCGTAAGCATGAGCCTTATGGACTGGCATTGCCGGGCGGATTTGTGGATATCGGCGAAACGGTTGAGCAGGCACTGGTACGTGAGATGAAAGAAGAGACAGGATTGGATGTAGAGATCGATAGGATACTTGGTATCTACTCCGAAGCAGAGAGAGATCCCCGCTTTCATACTGCAACCGTTGTTTATGTAGCTAAAGCTTCAGGTGAGCCCAAAGGCGGTGATGATGCTAAAGTTGCAAGTCTATATGCATTGATAGATCTTCCTTTAGATAAACTGGTATTTGACCATGGAAAGATCGTAGCAGACTATTTGAAAACAGTTCACTAG
- a CDS encoding 3-methyladenine DNA glycosylase yields the protein MQDSSDLLVALKKLGYLQTTRDPLWWPSSGTFEVAVGALLTQQSKWEKVEESLTQLKIANLLTLEALSTSNIQHIASLIKPSGFYNTKAQRLILLSQNILNDFGSFDTFVNEVDRTWLLSQKGIGMESADSILCYACHRAVFVVDSYTQRLLGALGYEFDTYMDLQEWMQQGIEENFHKIEALYGKEMDLATVYARFHGKIVEYAKRHIRGKKVDVVPLIKALEESK from the coding sequence TTGCAAGATAGCTCTGATTTACTTGTTGCACTTAAAAAATTAGGCTATCTTCAAACTACCAGGGACCCGTTATGGTGGCCTAGTAGCGGAACATTTGAGGTAGCAGTAGGTGCACTGCTGACACAACAAAGCAAATGGGAAAAAGTAGAAGAATCCCTTACTCAGCTTAAAATAGCCAATTTACTTACCCTTGAAGCGCTCTCAACATCAAACATTCAACATATAGCATCACTTATCAAACCAAGCGGCTTTTACAATACCAAAGCCCAAAGACTTATCTTACTTAGTCAAAATATACTCAATGATTTCGGTTCTTTTGATACTTTTGTCAACGAGGTTGACAGGACATGGCTGCTTTCACAAAAAGGCATAGGGATGGAGAGTGCGGACTCTATCTTATGCTATGCATGTCATAGAGCGGTTTTTGTAGTGGATAGTTATACACAAAGGCTTTTGGGTGCACTCGGGTATGAGTTTGACACTTATATGGACCTGCAAGAGTGGATGCAGCAGGGGATAGAGGAAAACTTCCATAAGATCGAGGCCCTTTATGGTAAAGAGATGGATCTTGCAACGGTTTATGCCAGATTTCATGGGAAAATAGTAGAATATGCCAAAAGACATATTCGCGGTAAAAAAGTTGATGTTGTACCGCTTATTAAAGCTTTGGAGGAGAGTAAATGA
- a CDS encoding ATP-dependent metallopeptidase FtsH/Yme1/Tma family protein: MKAIKHHFKATKHLKIIVSLLIVLSLLLAFTILRDSATVITHKQANALFTQDKIKKLIVDGEYIRIKTEDSEYKVYQGAINKNSFFTKYPVEVKEGNEYLYDIFTLFIIFGAFILLFKMIRESRAQQLKQLKVNLQTEDETLKTEPIQAITSNVRFSDVAGISAVKEELEEIIDFLKAPQKYKALDISLPKGVLLVGPPGVGKTLISKAVAGEAGVPFFYQSGASFVHIYVGMGAKRVSELFKKAKQMAPSIVFIDEIDAVGKSRGELRNDEREATLNQLLTEMDGFEESSGVIVIGATNKIDVLDEALLRAGRFDRRIHISLPDLEERAKTLELYLAKKPHNVDISHVARMTVGFNSAALATLTNEAAIYAMRNERSTIETTDFEAVKEKVLLGKRKIMSLTDREREIQAVYQAAKALVATWFDIEFDKIGLVNTMLLREDHEILSKGQLLNRIKVYLAGSIANSIYFKEQFTNASSDIKQAKAMVHKLVYEYMMNENFIITPTQEEELMKSSVAEVTKLLNSLNEALKKTAEYLLEHENIDQDQCREILREIF; this comes from the coding sequence GTGAAGGCAATAAAGCATCACTTTAAAGCAACCAAGCATCTTAAGATCATAGTATCGCTTCTTATAGTACTAAGTCTTTTATTGGCTTTTACCATACTGCGTGACAGTGCCACTGTGATCACACATAAACAGGCAAATGCACTTTTCACTCAAGATAAGATTAAAAAGCTGATTGTTGATGGTGAATATATCCGTATCAAGACTGAAGATAGTGAGTATAAGGTTTATCAAGGGGCGATCAACAAAAACAGTTTCTTTACCAAATATCCTGTAGAGGTGAAAGAGGGCAATGAATACCTCTATGATATTTTTACACTTTTCATTATATTTGGAGCATTTATTCTTCTGTTTAAGATGATCCGAGAGAGCAGAGCACAACAGCTCAAGCAGTTGAAAGTGAATTTGCAAACAGAGGATGAAACACTTAAAACCGAGCCTATTCAGGCGATCACTTCGAATGTAAGATTTTCTGATGTAGCGGGGATCAGTGCGGTGAAAGAAGAACTTGAGGAGATCATAGATTTTCTTAAGGCACCGCAGAAGTATAAGGCACTTGATATCAGTCTACCCAAAGGTGTACTGTTGGTCGGCCCTCCTGGAGTGGGTAAGACACTGATCTCTAAAGCTGTTGCAGGTGAAGCAGGAGTACCGTTTTTTTATCAAAGCGGAGCATCTTTTGTACATATCTATGTAGGTATGGGAGCCAAAAGGGTCAGTGAACTCTTCAAAAAGGCCAAGCAGATGGCACCGAGTATTGTCTTCATTGATGAGATTGATGCAGTCGGTAAAAGCCGTGGAGAATTACGTAATGATGAAAGAGAGGCTACGCTCAACCAGCTGCTTACTGAGATGGATGGTTTTGAGGAAAGTTCCGGTGTGATCGTTATAGGAGCGACAAACAAGATCGATGTACTGGATGAAGCATTGCTGAGAGCAGGGCGATTTGACAGACGTATCCATATCTCATTGCCTGATCTTGAGGAGAGAGCAAAAACACTTGAACTCTACCTTGCCAAAAAGCCTCACAATGTTGATATTTCCCATGTTGCCAGAATGACTGTAGGGTTCAACTCTGCAGCCCTTGCAACTCTCACCAATGAAGCAGCGATCTATGCAATGCGAAACGAGCGTTCAACGATTGAAACAACAGATTTCGAAGCAGTCAAAGAGAAGGTATTGTTAGGTAAACGAAAGATCATGAGCCTGACCGATAGAGAACGTGAAATTCAGGCAGTCTATCAGGCAGCAAAAGCGCTGGTAGCTACATGGTTCGATATAGAGTTTGACAAAATAGGCCTGGTCAATACAATGCTCTTAAGAGAAGATCATGAAATACTCTCAAAAGGACAACTGCTCAATCGTATCAAGGTGTATCTAGCAGGAAGTATTGCCAATTCGATCTATTTCAAAGAACAGTTTACCAATGCCAGCAGTGATATCAAACAGGCAAAAGCCATGGTACATAAACTAGTCTATGAGTATATGATGAATGAGAATTTTATTATCACGCCTACACAAGAAGAAGAACTTATGAAAAGCTCTGTTGCAGAAGTAACTAAACTTCTTAACTCACTCAATGAAGCACTCAAAAAGACTGCCGAATATCTTCTGGAGCATGAGAACATTGACCAAGATCAGTGTAGAGAGATACTTCGTGAGATATTTTAA
- the bioV gene encoding pimelyl-ACP methyl ester esterase BioV, whose amino-acid sequence MRYFNGFSLHGEEQFFSDYLIQSDLCVAGFSYGAQQAFEYVYNTTQRVDRIILLSPAFFQNQKPSFTRTQLRYFQSGQEAYIKQFLANATYPSKVDLSAYLNTGTSEELEALLSYRWDSEKIKEVLKRGTTIEVFFGSEDKIIDANAAFEFFSDKTVTYLIKGAGHLLRK is encoded by the coding sequence GTGAGATATTTTAACGGGTTCTCTCTTCATGGTGAAGAGCAGTTTTTCAGTGATTATCTGATCCAGAGCGATCTGTGTGTAGCAGGCTTCAGTTATGGGGCACAGCAGGCCTTTGAGTATGTGTACAATACAACCCAAAGAGTAGACAGGATCATCCTTCTTTCTCCTGCTTTTTTCCAAAACCAAAAACCAAGCTTTACCCGTACACAGTTACGCTATTTCCAAAGCGGTCAGGAAGCCTATATCAAACAGTTCCTTGCCAATGCCACTTATCCATCAAAGGTCGATCTCTCTGCATATCTCAATACAGGTACTTCTGAAGAACTTGAAGCATTGCTCTCTTACCGCTGGGATAGCGAGAAGATTAAAGAGGTTCTAAAGAGAGGTACGACGATCGAGGTCTTCTTTGGAAGTGAGGATAAGATCATTGATGCGAATGCTGCATTTGAGTTCTTTTCCGATAAGACAGTCACTTACTTAATCAAGGGTGCAGGGCATTTGTTGAGGAAGTAA
- a CDS encoding mechanosensitive ion channel domain-containing protein: protein MIRRLFVSLLVAVNLAFAAPVTDGNTTDTNASNPQESQNLQQHIVSRVEQLQSQADAIDKEILEKSVLAKIYSNYATLKVLQKQYDMIQKSIDALRVKKRLTQAQQERLNALMLESETLKGKLELLSEYEKDPFKKYLEPPKIDEVPTVGNPFAIIGAISYREKLISDQDEYLLRYQTLEDVIAKLREKEKIIQELYELSGKDKQQQKVLLEIKEEIMTFASVLDIFKTTQNVYSKKVDEITLNLKQQIAEESKKTAYIGGLVLFFLVLLILAKYIVKRYMSDMDRYYTINKALNLTFIIFVIFTLLFAYIQNVSYLVTILGFASAGIAIAMKDWFMSVMGWFVIVIGGAIHVGDRVKFVRGNTEYVGDIVDISMLRMTMHEDVTLTTEMTNRRAGRIVFIPNNFIFTDMISNYAHAGLKTVWDGIDFVVTFDSNFKKAASISKEIAKKYSKGYTDITRKQLNKLRSQYHMKNTNVEPRIFTLIDTYGMKISVWYLTNSYATLTLRSTISAEIIARLHEEEDINLAFPTQSIYVDKDVRKPQIEAPSKDIV, encoded by the coding sequence ATGATACGAAGGCTGTTTGTCTCTTTACTTGTTGCAGTAAACCTTGCATTTGCTGCACCTGTAACCGATGGAAATACGACTGATACCAACGCATCAAATCCACAAGAGTCACAAAATTTGCAACAGCACATCGTTTCACGAGTGGAACAGTTGCAGTCACAGGCTGATGCTATTGATAAAGAGATTTTAGAAAAAAGCGTTCTGGCAAAGATATACAGTAACTATGCTACCCTAAAAGTACTGCAAAAACAGTATGACATGATCCAAAAAAGTATTGATGCTCTTAGAGTCAAAAAGAGGTTGACACAAGCACAGCAGGAGCGTTTGAATGCATTAATGCTTGAGAGTGAAACACTCAAAGGTAAACTGGAACTATTAAGCGAATATGAAAAAGATCCATTCAAAAAGTATCTTGAGCCTCCAAAGATCGATGAGGTACCGACTGTAGGTAACCCATTTGCGATCATCGGTGCGATTTCCTATAGAGAGAAGCTTATTTCTGATCAGGATGAGTACCTTTTACGTTATCAAACACTGGAAGATGTTATCGCAAAGCTTCGTGAAAAAGAGAAGATCATTCAAGAGCTGTATGAGCTTTCAGGCAAGGATAAGCAGCAGCAGAAAGTTCTGCTTGAGATCAAAGAGGAGATCATGACCTTTGCTTCAGTGTTGGATATCTTTAAGACAACGCAGAATGTATATAGCAAAAAGGTTGATGAGATCACACTGAACCTCAAACAACAGATTGCTGAAGAGAGTAAGAAAACCGCGTATATCGGGGGATTGGTCCTCTTTTTCCTTGTGTTGTTGATTTTGGCAAAATATATTGTCAAACGTTATATGTCTGACATGGATAGATACTATACGATCAACAAAGCACTGAACCTTACTTTTATTATATTTGTGATCTTTACGCTGCTTTTTGCCTATATCCAAAACGTGAGTTACCTTGTTACGATCCTCGGTTTTGCATCGGCAGGTATTGCGATTGCGATGAAAGACTGGTTCATGTCTGTAATGGGATGGTTTGTGATCGTGATCGGTGGTGCAATCCATGTTGGTGACCGTGTGAAGTTCGTGCGCGGCAACACGGAGTATGTCGGGGATATCGTTGATATCTCCATGCTGCGTATGACAATGCATGAAGATGTTACATTGACAACAGAGATGACAAACAGAAGAGCAGGTCGTATCGTGTTTATCCCTAACAACTTTATTTTTACGGATATGATCTCCAACTATGCACATGCAGGACTTAAAACGGTATGGGATGGGATCGATTTTGTGGTAACTTTTGATTCCAATTTCAAAAAAGCTGCTTCTATCTCTAAAGAGATTGCCAAAAAATACTCTAAAGGGTATACCGATATTACAAGAAAACAGCTCAACAAACTGAGAAGTCAGTACCACATGAAGAATACCAATGTTGAACCGCGTATCTTTACGCTGATCGACACTTACGGGATGAAAATCAGTGTATGGTATCTCACTAACTCTTATGCGACATTGACCTTGAGAAGTACGATCTCTGCAGAGATCATTGCAAGGCTGCATGAAGAAGAGGATATCAACCTGGCATTCCCTACACAGTCTATCTATGTGGACAAAGATGTACGAAAACCTCAGATAGAAGCACCTTCAAAGGATATAGTGTAA
- a CDS encoding COG3400 family protein — translation MKNVLILADGSVAKNFVDWISKKRVAENNYYVTCYQSDVTPDKMGQNITVLKIDPTSYARLNTVMHEVRFSIVFIVLQNMQDAQYALENIHMIDNKMRVILLHQWGDQKINFKLEHVTVIDSDNLLAAHLYDHLPNVPVVAQNVGVGQGEIMEIHVPFGSSFAYRHVGSIVQRKWKIVAIYRNEKQIIPTHATMIRPDDTLLVLGKPIVLNGVYKTINKRRGLFPEPFGKNLYLILDFALDRENAMIYLKESIYLLQQLERKQLFVRILNHGDFELLNQIREYESENVTILVCYDVTQYQHTIEYDIHKNDIGLVLNSIDRFENDKLKGLLYDLRKIVYLFGDEPLYNVKESVVLMGEKEQMESISSSAFEISELLKLKLCLCDFDPEGDFTSKKMIIEHYENLTQILNTEINIVQKIANPVRELEKRQDLLQIAPFEENLNANNFVKYISTKIQDFLLITQTHPKLLVPYAINDQ, via the coding sequence ATGAAGAATGTACTGATATTGGCTGATGGTAGTGTTGCAAAGAACTTTGTAGACTGGATCAGTAAAAAGCGTGTAGCTGAAAATAACTATTATGTGACCTGTTACCAAAGTGATGTCACTCCTGATAAAATGGGACAGAATATTACTGTATTAAAGATCGATCCAACCAGTTATGCGCGTCTTAATACAGTGATGCACGAAGTACGTTTCAGTATCGTTTTTATTGTGTTGCAAAATATGCAGGATGCGCAATATGCACTTGAAAATATTCATATGATAGATAACAAGATGAGAGTGATCTTATTGCATCAATGGGGAGATCAAAAGATCAATTTCAAACTGGAACATGTTACGGTCATCGATAGTGACAACCTTTTGGCAGCTCACCTTTATGATCATCTTCCAAACGTTCCCGTTGTAGCGCAAAACGTGGGTGTCGGTCAGGGTGAGATCATGGAGATTCATGTACCGTTCGGTAGTTCTTTTGCTTATCGCCATGTCGGTTCTATCGTACAGCGTAAATGGAAGATCGTGGCTATTTATCGTAACGAAAAACAGATCATCCCTACCCATGCCACTATGATACGGCCGGATGATACACTGTTGGTTCTTGGTAAGCCGATTGTACTCAACGGTGTCTATAAAACGATCAATAAACGTAGAGGATTGTTCCCTGAACCTTTTGGGAAAAACCTCTACTTGATACTGGATTTTGCATTGGATAGAGAGAATGCGATGATCTATCTCAAAGAGAGTATCTATCTCCTCCAACAGCTTGAGCGTAAACAGTTATTTGTACGTATACTTAATCACGGTGATTTTGAACTGCTTAATCAGATCAGGGAATATGAGTCTGAAAATGTCACGATTCTGGTATGTTATGATGTGACGCAGTATCAACATACCATTGAGTATGATATTCATAAAAATGATATTGGTTTGGTATTGAACTCTATAGATCGTTTTGAGAATGACAAACTCAAAGGATTACTGTATGATCTTAGAAAAATCGTCTATCTATTCGGGGATGAACCGCTTTATAACGTCAAAGAATCAGTAGTATTAATGGGAGAAAAGGAACAGATGGAGTCCATTTCATCAAGTGCATTTGAAATCTCAGAACTCTTGAAGTTGAAGCTCTGTTTATGTGATTTTGACCCTGAGGGTGATTTTACAAGTAAAAAGATGATCATTGAGCATTATGAGAACCTTACTCAGATTCTGAATACCGAGATCAATATCGTACAAAAGATAGCTAACCCGGTACGAGAGCTTGAAAAAAGGCAAGATCTTCTTCAGATCGCACCGTTTGAAGAGAATCTCAATGCCAATAATTTTGTAAAGTATATTTCTACAAAAATACAGGACTTTCTATTGATCACCCAAACACATCCGAAACTTCTTGTACCATATGCTATAAACGATCAATAA
- the aroB gene encoding 3-dehydroquinate synthase, translating to MIVPIKLENTQDISYDILIDKLPKLTFDTKVGIVTNPTVSALHLETLLSKIDAPKVHVITVPDGEEYKTLETVENILNELFEHKFDRKSLLIAFGGGVIGDMTGFTASLYQRGIDFIQVPTTLLSQVDASVGGKTGVNNKYGKNLIGAFYQPKAVYINPEFLETLPPREFAAGVAEIVKMAVMFDAEFFNFLGNADFHDEAVLKEMIRRSVELKAWVVNQDEKEAGIRAVLNYGHTFGHVIENETNYNTYLHGEAVAIGMVMANALAVELGLFEQEEADRVKRLLESASLPVSYEIKNVDAFYDHFFLDKKSAKGSIKFILPEGMGNHKIVNDIDEMIVKKVLKHFGADQ from the coding sequence ATGATCGTTCCTATCAAACTGGAGAATACGCAAGATATCTCCTATGATATTCTTATCGATAAACTTCCTAAACTCACATTTGATACAAAGGTGGGGATCGTTACAAATCCTACAGTCTCGGCATTACACCTTGAGACCCTTTTGTCGAAAATAGATGCACCGAAAGTACATGTCATTACTGTTCCTGACGGTGAGGAGTATAAAACACTTGAGACCGTAGAGAATATTCTTAATGAGCTCTTTGAACACAAATTTGATAGAAAGTCATTGTTGATTGCGTTTGGCGGAGGAGTGATCGGAGATATGACCGGTTTTACGGCAAGTCTCTATCAGAGGGGGATAGATTTCATTCAGGTACCTACGACATTGTTAAGCCAGGTTGATGCTAGTGTCGGCGGTAAAACAGGAGTGAACAACAAGTATGGAAAAAATCTTATCGGTGCCTTTTACCAGCCAAAAGCGGTATATATTAATCCGGAATTCTTAGAGACACTGCCACCACGGGAATTTGCTGCTGGTGTAGCTGAGATCGTTAAAATGGCGGTGATGTTTGATGCTGAGTTCTTTAATTTCCTGGGGAATGCCGACTTTCATGATGAAGCGGTACTCAAAGAGATGATCAGACGCAGCGTAGAGCTTAAAGCATGGGTTGTTAACCAAGATGAGAAGGAAGCAGGTATCAGAGCGGTTCTTAACTATGGACATACTTTTGGGCATGTGATCGAAAATGAGACGAACTATAATACATATCTACACGGTGAAGCCGTTGCGATCGGTATGGTGATGGCCAATGCATTGGCAGTAGAGCTCGGACTTTTTGAGCAGGAAGAGGCAGACCGCGTTAAAAGATTGCTTGAATCAGCTTCTTTGCCTGTAAGCTATGAGATCAAAAATGTTGACGCATTTTATGATCATTTCTTTTTGGATAAAAAGAGTGCAAAAGGAAGTATCAAATTTATCTTGCCTGAGGGTATGGGCAATCACAAAATTGTGAATGATATTGATGAAATGATCGTCAAAAAAGTATTGAAACATTTTGGAGCAGATCAATGA